One genomic window of Leptospira paudalimensis includes the following:
- a CDS encoding Fur family transcriptional regulator, which produces MKALTKHRELILQDLKERHDHPTAKMVFESVRDKADKISFATVYNSLEYLVGHKLVNKLNIESESVRYDAFLDDHSHLICHSCGTILDVPALKLDESTDWKAMGFVADHIDIVVSGTCSSCKSH; this is translated from the coding sequence ATGAAAGCACTGACAAAACACAGAGAATTGATTTTACAAGACTTGAAAGAAAGACACGACCATCCAACTGCAAAAATGGTATTTGAGTCGGTCAGGGACAAAGCAGATAAAATCAGTTTTGCCACTGTTTACAATTCTCTCGAGTATTTAGTAGGCCACAAACTCGTGAACAAACTCAATATTGAATCGGAATCCGTTCGTTATGATGCCTTCCTTGACGACCATTCGCATTTGATTTGCCATTCTTGTGGGACCATCCTTGACGTTCCTGCACTCAAACTGGACGAAAGCACAGACTGGAAAGCGATGGGATTTGTGGCAGACCACATTGACATTGTGGTTTCTGGCACTTGTTCTTCTTGTAAGTCCCACTAA
- the purL gene encoding phosphoribosylformylglycinamidine synthase subunit PurL, with product MEKEKVSLEEAKEHGLTETEFVEIQKILGRIPNSTELGIFSAMWSEHCSYKNSILKLKTLPTKSDKLLAQAGEENAGAMDIGDGLAVVFKIESHNHPTAVEPYQGAATGVGGIMRDIFTMGARPITSLNSLRFGDPKEPRNKYLLTRAVKGIGDYGNSLGIAVGGGELFIHPTFTKNPLVNAMTVGIAKHDEMASASTKGQVGNKVYIVGATTGRDGIHGASFASKDLTKESEEKRSAVQVGDPFMEKLLMEASLEAIQKKLLVGIQDMGAAGISCATSEMSAKGKTGMDVDLDKVPLREGDMNAYEIMLSESQERMLVIPEVGKEGELVSIFHKWGLNAVEIGTVTGDGILRIRKNGSLKAEIPAESLVLGGGAPRYVREEKRPSYLDEVVKFDPNKIPDLKPDTVPQSLNSLLSSLNISSRRPLYEQYDTEVGLVKVVEPGEDGGLVRIPGTKKGIAVATDCNSRYTYLNPYEGAQIAVCESARNVAATGAEPYGVTNNLNFGNPYIPENYYVFSECVRGLGDACRFLGLPVTGGNVSFYNESPEGPVFPTPTIGMVGVIDDVSKGLRTYPKTDEGVKYALVGDFLPTISASEYLYRSQGLDTGAIPKISLAKEKQTIDALIQCRKQGILTSAKDLSLGGLLVALAKIVIVGKKGIEANLSELQTKIPRLDTLCFGETGASFIVSYLPKDEAKVKESFEKNGLSFYSLGTSSSKNSLSVKGEGFHWEWTTKSLEVEFESGLKSYFE from the coding sequence ATGGAAAAAGAGAAAGTCAGTCTGGAAGAAGCAAAAGAACACGGACTTACCGAAACTGAATTTGTTGAAATTCAAAAAATCTTAGGAAGGATTCCCAATTCAACAGAACTCGGAATTTTTTCTGCCATGTGGTCGGAACACTGCTCTTATAAAAATTCAATCTTAAAACTAAAAACCCTTCCTACAAAATCTGACAAACTCCTAGCACAAGCTGGAGAAGAAAACGCTGGAGCCATGGACATTGGGGATGGCCTTGCGGTTGTATTTAAAATTGAAAGTCACAACCATCCAACGGCTGTGGAACCTTACCAAGGTGCCGCAACTGGCGTTGGTGGGATCATGCGTGATATTTTTACGATGGGTGCACGCCCCATCACTTCCCTCAACTCACTTCGGTTTGGTGATCCAAAAGAACCTCGCAATAAATACTTACTCACTCGTGCGGTCAAAGGGATTGGTGATTATGGGAACTCTCTCGGAATCGCTGTGGGTGGTGGTGAACTTTTTATCCACCCTACCTTTACTAAAAATCCACTTGTGAATGCAATGACTGTGGGAATCGCCAAACACGATGAAATGGCTTCTGCTTCTACCAAAGGCCAAGTGGGAAACAAAGTGTACATTGTTGGTGCGACGACTGGTCGTGACGGGATCCATGGTGCAAGTTTTGCTTCCAAAGACCTTACCAAAGAATCAGAAGAAAAACGTTCCGCCGTTCAGGTGGGAGATCCCTTTATGGAAAAACTTCTGATGGAAGCATCCCTCGAAGCCATACAAAAGAAACTCCTTGTCGGAATCCAAGATATGGGTGCAGCAGGAATCTCTTGTGCCACGTCTGAAATGAGTGCCAAAGGAAAAACGGGAATGGATGTGGATTTAGACAAAGTCCCACTCCGCGAAGGGGACATGAATGCCTATGAAATCATGTTATCCGAATCCCAAGAACGTATGCTTGTGATCCCAGAAGTGGGAAAAGAAGGAGAACTTGTTTCCATCTTCCACAAATGGGGGTTAAATGCAGTTGAGATCGGAACTGTCACTGGTGACGGAATTTTGCGCATTCGTAAAAACGGATCTCTCAAAGCGGAAATCCCAGCGGAATCCCTTGTCCTTGGTGGTGGTGCCCCAAGGTATGTGAGGGAAGAAAAAAGACCATCTTACTTAGATGAGGTGGTAAAATTTGATCCAAACAAAATCCCCGATCTAAAACCTGACACAGTCCCTCAATCTCTCAATAGTCTACTATCTTCCCTAAACATCAGTTCCAGAAGGCCACTTTACGAACAATACGACACAGAAGTGGGTCTTGTCAAAGTAGTAGAACCTGGTGAAGACGGTGGTCTTGTCCGAATCCCTGGAACCAAAAAAGGGATTGCTGTCGCCACAGACTGTAACTCACGTTATACCTATTTAAACCCATACGAAGGGGCACAAATTGCGGTTTGTGAATCGGCAAGAAACGTTGCAGCAACAGGTGCCGAACCTTATGGGGTGACAAACAACCTCAACTTTGGAAATCCCTACATCCCAGAAAACTATTATGTGTTCAGTGAATGTGTGAGAGGCCTTGGGGATGCATGTCGTTTCCTAGGACTCCCTGTTACGGGTGGAAACGTTTCCTTTTACAACGAATCCCCCGAAGGACCTGTGTTTCCAACACCTACCATTGGTATGGTGGGAGTGATTGATGATGTATCGAAAGGACTACGCACCTACCCCAAAACAGACGAAGGAGTGAAGTATGCACTTGTTGGTGATTTTTTACCCACAATTTCTGCCTCTGAGTATTTGTACAGGTCCCAAGGCCTTGATACAGGTGCCATTCCAAAAATATCGTTAGCAAAAGAAAAACAAACCATTGATGCCCTGATCCAATGCCGCAAACAAGGAATTTTGACCTCCGCCAAAGACTTGTCACTCGGTGGCCTCCTTGTAGCACTCGCAAAAATTGTGATTGTTGGGAAAAAAGGAATCGAAGCCAACCTAAGTGAATTACAAACAAAAATTCCAAGGTTAGATACTTTGTGTTTTGGTGAAACAGGTGCTAGTTTTATTGTGAGTTATCTACCAAAGGATGAAGCAAAAGTGAAAGAATCGTTTGAAAAGAATGGTTTGTCATTTTATTCCTTAGGAACATCAAGTTCTAAAAACTCCCTTTCCGTCAAAGGAGAGGGTTTTCATTGGGAATGGACAACCAAATCACTTGAAGTGGAATTTGAAAGTGGATTAAAATCCTATTTCGAATAG
- a CDS encoding flavin reductase family protein, with protein MPVATDQFKSSLSHWASGVSVITYASKTIKGGVTVSSFSSVSLEPPLVLFCLAKHSKAKEAIETAGNFAVNILSAEQKQISADFASGSLDKAVVLEGLNPGTLSTGAPILEGALASLDCLVHQIIDAGDHWIFLGLVEAVATKEGSPLLYFNRNYRELI; from the coding sequence ATGCCAGTAGCAACAGACCAATTTAAATCTTCTCTCTCCCATTGGGCGTCGGGTGTATCCGTCATTACCTATGCATCAAAGACCATAAAAGGAGGAGTGACTGTTTCTAGTTTTTCTTCTGTTTCCTTAGAACCACCGTTAGTTTTATTTTGTCTGGCAAAACATTCCAAGGCAAAAGAAGCCATCGAAACGGCTGGAAACTTTGCTGTGAATATTCTTTCTGCCGAACAAAAACAAATTTCCGCTGATTTTGCTTCTGGTTCTCTGGACAAAGCGGTTGTTTTGGAAGGCCTAAACCCAGGAACTCTTTCCACCGGAGCTCCCATCTTAGAGGGTGCATTAGCTTCTTTGGATTGCCTGGTGCACCAAATCATCGATGCAGGTGATCATTGGATTTTCCTCGGACTTGTGGAAGCTGTGGCCACAAAGGAAGGTTCACCCCTTCTCTATTTCAATCGCAATTATAGAGAACTCATTTAA